AGCCAGTCGTAACATATGTAATTACAATTTATAATTGCTCCTATAAAATCCCAATTACAACCATCGTACAAATCTACTTCACATTCAATATTATACCAGCAGAGATCTCATAATTTACAGAACTTAAAACATAAAAACGCATCCAGCGACAAATCTGCCAGTTTATCCTGAAACTAGCCAAGCATCGAGCAGAGCCCATGACAATTGCCAGTTGGCTGCTCGACAGTCATCCCTCTTTCTGGTCTCGACGTTCCACAGGACCACAGTTGAAATCACCGTGTCGCAGCTCATCGAGACTCCCAGCTTGGAACAGAACCGGGCATTCGATCGGATCGACGTGTCGCGTGTCGATCGACGTCCAACGATGGTCTAAGAGTCGCGCGAACCGCACGATTCGCAGCCAGTGGCGAACGCCCCAGAGGAGACaggcgtgtgtgtgtgtacggtGGCGTCGTTCAATGTCGCGAAGTCGTCGACTGTCTTGATCGAGCGGACGGTCGTGCGATCCCGCTGCCTTCCGACCGGCAGGAACATGAAATCGAAACCCGGCCACGTCTCCGAGAACGCCGTAAATTTGCCCACGTGCAGCAGACGCCTAAGAAACCCCGGATCCCGTGTCGCCGCGACGACGAGCCGTAGCCAACGATAATGAGCGAATTGACTGCGGTGCAGCAACTGTCAGGTTCTGGTCCCCACGGTCCATTAAAGAAATTTCGTTCTGCTTCGAATCTACTAATATTTTTCTCTTTATCTgggctcgtttttttttttttgatttCCTTGAATTGTAATGTAATTGTAATGTGATGGGTTGATTGGGGAGGGAGAATGATCGACGGGAGTTGAGCGAGAGTTTAAGGGTGGGAATGGTTGGTAGATAAATTGAGTATGAGAAGTGCTGtgttttgaaacgtagaaaacaaGGAACCCATCAGCGTTGCTGAAAGAAGAGCGATGTCAAGCCCAGGGACCAGGAGTGTTTCCGCAACACAGAGGAACCGGACTTTAACGAGCCAATCAGGACGCAGTTCCATCCATGTTCGTATTCGTTCAAACTATTTACTTTTTTTTGTTAgagaattattatttaaattgcaAACAATGGCTTGATATCTATATGATCAAATTATTACTTTGGTTTCTTTAAATTTCTCTTCGTTTCTTTGCGTAACGGAATTTTCTTAGATTCTGTTACACATGCTTGACAAAATCACAATATTCTGTTACATTAAAATTGTAGCAGAACGAATAAAAAATATGCATAAAGTTTCGAATGTAAAGTGGTGATCTATAAAGATGATGAAGGGCAATTTCTGTAATGGCCAAGGATAAAATAGAACGTAACTATAAAAGGTACGCAATTTCAGGGAGATTCCATAAGCAATTCCACAGAAAATGCTTCGACGGGTGGTAAATCGCAGACCAGTACTGTGCAACGTGTACCTAGGAAATCATCAGTCAGCCCCGTTCCGTATAACAGGCCGTTATCCACCTTAACTCCTGCGTCCAGGTTTGGACTAAAGAGTCAATATACACAGAAAAAGAAACGTTTTCAAGCGTTAAAAAAAGAGCTGACCGATAAACAAGTAATTATTACACAGACCCATAAATTTCGATATTGATTCGGATTCAAAGGAAACTTTTAACCAAAAGATCGTCATCGACCAAAATCAAATTCCCACAGAAAGTCGCGCAAGACCTgtacaacgagatgtctcaGCTTCGCAAGGAGGTGATCAGCAGCGGCGCGAAAGATCCAGGTAGACTGGAGACCATAAAACTGGAGGTGGGATCGTGCAAACCTTTTCCTGCAACCGAGGCAGCCACCACCAGCGAACAAGCCGACATTCCAGTCGAGAAACTGTCCATTGGGAAAGAGTTGCTCGAATCCCTGGAGGAACGACTGCAGGAGATCCCAAAGACATCGCGGACGCTTTGCCAGGAGCTGTTGGACAAGCAATCGGTCTTCGTGACTTTCATCACCTCGCGCCTGATCAACGCCAGCGAGGATACGAACGAAGCGGATCAGAATACGAATTCGGACATGACCTTGCAGCTGGCGAACCATCAGAGGGATTACGACACCCTCAGGTCCCGTTTGAACGAGGCGAAGGAGGTGGAGGAGGGCGTGATAGCCGAGTTGACGAAGAACGTGCGACAGCTAGTCGACGAGTACGAGCAATCGAGAGCGAAGATGAGGGAGTCGAACGCGATGGAGGCTCAAAGAGAGCTGCACACGCAATTGACTGCGGCTATGGAGGAGCTGCGCAAGGAGAGGGAGAAGGGCGTTCAGAGCAAGGATCGGCTTCGACAGGCGGAAACGCAGCTGCAGAAGATGCGTACGAGGATCAGAGAGCTCGAGATGCACATGGCTAACGACCAGGAGAGGATTCAGCAGCTGCAGGCCACTGTGAAGAATTTGGAAGGGCAGATAAAGCAGAAGGATATGACCATGGAGGCTCGACTGAAGGACGTGCAGAAGTCGATGAAGAGCAGCGAGGATCTGATCGCTAAAGTGGAGAAACAAAGGGACAGTTTTGAAGCACGGTTGTTTTTTATGGATGCTTGCCAGTTTTCGCGGATATGGATACTGTTTGTAGGTTCTCTTCTTTTGATTTAAATCGTTTCAGGTTGATGGAGCTGAGGGAGAAGATGAGCAATAAGGAGAACGACGCTATGAACACTATCAAGGAATTGTCTGAGAGGTTGAACAATGTTACTACTGAGGTTGGGgcagaaaaagagaaaaggtaacgataatacatattttcatattttttgtCGTTCTTATTATGGTGCATTGTGCACCAAATAATCATCGATACTGACAATTTGATTTTGAAACAGGATGCACGTAGAGGAGGCCTTTGCTGAACTGGAGGAACGGTACAGGAATCTCGAGGAGAAGAGCAATGAGTTGTGCGAGCTCGCAGAGAAGAACAAAGATTTCACTATTACAGGTACAGAAGATGAATCTTTTACATTGTTGTCTCtgcatttaaataaaaattgaaataatggTCTGTTTTTTGCACATCAGAAGGCAATAATTCGGAAAACGAACTGCGTCTGTTCAACGAGCTGAAGGCAGCCAGAGAGGAATTGGAGGCGCAGAGGCAGGTGATGCAGCAGCTACAGCAGGAGAAAGAGGAGATCGTTGCAGTGATGCATCAAGCGGCCGTTAGTTTGCACTACTTTCGGGACATGCCCTCGTATAAGTCCTAAGAACCGCTCAATTTGATCTCGTCGTTTGTTAGACACTCTTCTATTGCGATCGACGACAAGTTGATAATtgttaattatttttcttatgTTCCTGTAACCCAGAGTCGCGAGGAAGACGAAGACTCCCGGGAGAAGCTGGCTGCGGAATTGGTTTTCAAGTCCAATGAACTACAAAACCTGATGATGCAGTATTCGGAAATGAAGAAGATCGCAAAAAACGCGTAAGTTGCTAAAGATAGCACTATTTATTTGTCTAATCCAATGagaatttatttttttaattaatagtaAACCTGAATGCTTTAGCAACAGCAACATAGAGTATTAAGTAGCCTTAATTTTTTTTCATGGTGTAATTCAGCCAAGAAAAAAATGGGATCTTAGAAAGACAGCTGATCGAAATTCAAACGCGGCTGCATTCTCAGTCCAAGGAGGGTGGCAAGGCTGGGCTAAGCGCTCATGCGATTGAGCTTCAACAGCAGGTCTCCGATCTTCGCAACAATCTGGCGGAAATAATTCAGCAAAAAGAGGAGCTGGAAACTGCACTGACTCAGAAGCAATTGCAGCTGGAGCAGCGCGATCGTGTGATGCGCGAACAGAGCAAGTACCTTAAAGTCAGGGACGAGTTGCTTGAGATATTGAAGGGTAAAGTGCAACAAGAAAATGGGGAGCTATTAAGCAGTGATGAGAACAATGAGTACCTTGAGCAGGTAATCTAAAAGTATCTAgctttaatttaattttcttaTGCAACAAAGCTGTAAAGTGTACAGCAGAATGTTTATGAAAAAAGGTTTTATTTTCTGTTGTCTCACTTTCCTTTTTAAGTAAGACGTATATTGTTAGTGGTAATTTGCATTAATAGAAATATGTGGAGAAATTGGAAAGTATTTCTGAACGTTCAAATTAATAAACAGATAGCCGCAAAAACAGAAGCGATTCAAGGGTTGTACACAGCTCTGGAGAATAAGCAGCTGCAGATTATGCGGCTGGAGAAGATGGTGAAGCTGATGGAGGACCATCAAGATCGAGCCCAAGCGCAACGTACGCGTCTGGAGAACCGCATCGCTCAATTAGAGCTGGCTCTGCAAAGGAACAAGGAACAGCGGTACGTTAGGGAAATGTCCTCGTCCTCTTTGAAATTTCACGCTGACATTGGGCGAGATAGACTGTCGCAAGATTATCTTAGCGATTCTGATCAGTCTCCTTTGAAAAACCCTTTTAACTTCCACCCTTTCTTCGATCAAAACCACCAGCATGATTCACCCACTAAAAGGTCAGACTTAGAACTTGGTACCGGTCCTTCGCGAATTGACCATCGACCCCTACGCGATTACGAAGACTATACCCCTCGACAGACTTCTTCAGACGACGACCAACCCTACATTTGTGAACGTTGTCGTGAAGAAACACGCATAGAGAAAGACGAAGAACGTTGGTCGATCAACAACGATTCCACTGACAATACTCACGAGTCTTTTCGTAATTGGTTAGCAAACGTGTCCAGTCAGGAAGTGACCCAAGACTTAACCGATACTCGCGACTTCCAGAACGATGAATACCATCGTGAGTCACCCTCGATAGTTAGGAATAGAAGGTATAACTCCATGATGTACGATGCTCATGGAGAGTCTGATAATGTGGATGATAGTAGCAGGGAGTCGCGAAACATTTATGAAAGAGAACATCGTCACCTCTATCATCATCATCACCGTATTCGGTTGTCGCTGTCGAATAGGACCGTTGCCTTGTAAATACTGTAGATCCATTGTTTGTGAAAAATACTTTTGGTATTCAGGAAGTATATCTCGCTGTAATTTCGAAGCGTTCGTTCTGTTCGTGTAGGAATCAGTGGCTGGACTCTTGGCACCACCAAATCTCAATTATCTTAAATCGTTCTTCCTTATAAAACAAACACAATAGACATGCATGATGGATGATACATAAGTTGCGTTACTATTACATTTTTTGAAAATATTAAGTACAATAAGTCTGCGATGAAATAATTACAGATATCTCGCAAGTTTCTCTAAATTAAATTCGTAGTCCCTAATTGTAGTTTCATGTAGGAACAATTGTACACTGTAAGTAAATTTGAATCTCGTAACAATATGGTCTGATTTAATAGGCTAGGTACTCCCTGCTACCGATTTTTCAATGTTATATCGTTGATACAAAAGTTCCTTACAGAGTGCCTAGCCTTTGAAACAGACCGATTGCTCAAATTCCACACCACCTCTCTCTGACCGATTTTCTTTTTCTGTGTTTTAGGGGTAAGGGCTTCGGCATCCTGTAAGGAACTTTCTAATCGCCGTCAACGTGCCCACGAAATTAGATCACGACCAAAGAGAttattttctattgctaaccgTTAAGATTTTGGTGAGCGGTATTCTACATCGTTTGTAAGATTTTTAATTCAATGTTCAACAGAATCTGTTGAACTGCAAATTATTAGCAAGGCTTTTTCTCACGAGAACAGCATATAAATTGAATAGTAACAGTCTTTTACCATAAACTTGTTAAAAATCATTTTATGATATTCAAGTTTACATTATTGCATTCGATGAAACTTATTTATATATCTGTACATTACGTTTATATGTGTATACTTTATTTGATAATAAACTTTATGaaattgtattatatatacaatatataaacAAAATTCTGTACTAGTCACTATCGTTATCACTGCTACCAGAGTATGCTCCTAATAAGGAGAGACCAGTTTTGTTATTATCTGTTGACTTGTGCGTACTTTCAGATATCACTGTAGTCACATCTTTATTCTGTTGAGTAGAGGCATTAACTTCTCTTGTTTCTGTGGTTCCAGTCTCTTGTTTGTCTGGCTTGGTAATTATTGAGTTCGCGTTCACTTTGGTATCTAGATTTGTTTTTCTTTTAACTATacccaataaattttttttacttGACGATGGTGTTACATTTTCAGACCATAGTGATGTTTCTGGTGGTTTTATATTTGGTGCATCTTTTGGCTTGAATGAATCTCTCtgtaaatttaaataaatatacatTATAAGTATAATTTTTATAGTTTTAATATAGTAAGTAATTATTATAAATACAAAGTATAATTGTACCTaccttttctttactttttgtggaAGAAAGTTTATTACTTTCATTTTCATTTGTACTTCTTTTAATCATTTTTTTGGGTGGTTCTTTATTTGTAATTTCATCCAATTCTACAATCTCTTCCTCTACTACAGTCTTTTTACCAAATATTGTTTTAATATATTCTTCGTCATATTCCTCTTGTTCTTTCTCAGTCCTCTCTCTAGCTGCATCTGTGTCAAATTGTTCTAACATTTGATCATAATCGATAGTCtgttgtctacgattcaagtctTTCAGTTCTTCCAAAGACTCTAACAACTCTAATTCTTGTTTCGATTGCAATGTTCTTTTCTCTAAGAGTTTCATCGGATTGGTGgcttcttcctctttctcttcaTCTTCTTCCCTTTGAGCTTGCTCTTCGGCCAATTTCAGGGCCATAAAATTCCTGGTAGCGCCTGCTTCGATTTCATAATCTGTGTTTTTAGGATCTGTCTTAAAGCTTATTTCTTGTAGACATCGAGTGCATTTTATGTAAAACCTGTAAATTCGTATGCCTAAATAGTCGTCACCCTCCACGTCCTCTTTACGTGCGTTAAATTTCTTTCCTTTGTAAATGTACTCGCCGCAAGTTTTGCATCTCATGTTAAAAGGAGCCATCAAACGTACCGTGTATTGCCTATTCCTGGCCAATTTCATGCGAGGGATTTTCGATGGATCGAAATCCGGTGGATAGTATTTCTAGAATATCAAAATTATTTATCATtcattaaattaataaaaatcaacacaatgtacacaatataaaaaataatagaaaactATTATTCTTCTATTTAACTTAAAacaattaatttttataaatttttacTTACGTTTAAAACTTTACGCTCCGACATGTTGCTGGTTTAATTCAACCAAAGAAAaagtatgtattttattatagaAAAATATAAGGAACCATATATAGGTTAAATGCAACTTAGGTTAAGTTTACCTATAAAGTAAGGCCTGTCATATAGCGCAGTACTGCCACAACCACGGTACAAATTATTCACACAAGATTTCAATCGTTCACCAGTGGTAAACCTGATCTTTAATTTATTGCAAATTTAGAATTTGAAAATCGCGCGGTTATACGTTATGTGCATTGTGTTTTTGTAAGTGCGAAGTGTAACCGTCATTAGTGTTTGCGGAGCAGAAAATTGTAAAATACAGGTATGTAGGAAAGAATAAGTGTCTAAAACAATCATTAATCATTATTTATTGAAAATGCGAACATTATTATCTACTTAAGACTAATATATATTGTTATTACGCATCGCGTCTTGATGATATGCGTAATCTAACCTTCGCGTGTACAAAGAGAAACTACTTCTACGTAGTTTGATATCATTTTTCGTTTGTTCGCGTATAATAGTGGTATAATATTGACGAAAATGATATTTTGAAGGTGCTGTAATGAATTGTAGCTGTGCGGTGTGATCGAGACGCAGTATCCAAGCTTGCAGAGCAACCATTGTTACGTCGTTCCAGTCTGGTGAGTGATATTCCAAAGTTCGCTTGTTTAACATTGAAATTTTAGTAATAATTGTTCCTTATTGTACAAATGTTTTTTGCATCTTAACGATTGATATGTGTTTACACATGGTATATTTGGTTATCTATTAATTTAAtgctaatatatataataaatataataatataatatatataattaattatatacatataattttatatataatattatatataaataatatatatattatattaatgctaaaatatcttattataatattaataatttcttTAAATGGGTCATTATTATGCAATTGATGAGAAATTTTGCATAATAATGACCCATGTAaagaaattattaatattataataagatattttagcattaatataatatatatagacataaatatttttatacatacatacataatatttttaatatttttatacataCATAAATTATTGTACATATAAGTGATATTGATGTACTATTACTACTGCACAAGACATGTTACTAGATTAGTAACATTGCAAGTGTTACAGTTACATTACTAATGATTGCTGTTGAATAAGTCACATAGTGTTTATGAATTCATATTTCCTAAAATATAGTTTACTGTCGttgtaataattaattaacatgGCGATACTGATACTAAAGAAGAAGGATACGTTTACATAACTCATAAAGTAAATTCCTGGACTAAAAAGATTCTAAAAAAAGAAGCTCAGCGTTGAAACAATTAATAAATTAAGTATCTAGTTTTGAGTAAGCTTCACAGCGTTTATTAGATTTACTCTTAGAGAATCTTGTAGGGGTTTTAACGGAATTTATTTCACGTGGGTCGAATTAAAATCGGTGGTGGGACCTCCCCGGATGTTTCCTCGGGTTCTCCTCTGTAACGTGAATTTAATATCCATGAATATAATGCGGGCATTTGACCGAACGATGAATGCGAGCGCACATACGAAGCAAGAGCTCGTCGTCGTTCCTTCGTGGAACTGGATTCAATTCGGTTCGGTATACACGCGTGTGTAAAGGTTATTCAGCTAAACGCAAGGTCACGGGTACATCACTTGGGTCAGTCGAGCGCGTAAAACGGGGAAAAAGGGAGGGAAGAGAGGAAACAGACTTAAAAACACACCATTATCCCATGCTCCTTTCGTCGGATGGCAGAGGTGCGTTTATGAATACATTACCTGAGACCGCGACGTCTTAAAATCTGTTAAGCGTGTACACTATACGCGTTCCCATTCCTCAGTCCGTTCCTCCTAGACTCGACTCTTCATGGTCTACCGAGGCATTAGGCTATCGACATATTGCGGTCGCCGTTCTTCGTTTTGTTTCGAGGGTGGTGTGATCGTTTTTTGGCGCCGTTCTGTAGGTTACTGTTGAGTTATTAAGCTTTTAGATTTGCAACGCAGACAGGTTGGGAATTTTATTACTCTCTGTTTCTATTGTTACTGTGGTATTATAATGTTGACCCAATTAAGTGGTAAATGTTTTCTAGATAATGTTCAGTGATGTAATTGTTCACGATTAATAACCagcattttttttaatatattgattaggaaagaaattaatttatatataaattat
This Xylocopa sonorina isolate GNS202 chromosome 12, iyXylSono1_principal, whole genome shotgun sequence DNA region includes the following protein-coding sequences:
- the LOC143429848 gene encoding splicing factor YJU2 isoform X1 — protein: MSERKVLNKYYPPDFDPSKIPRMKLARNRQYTVRLMAPFNMRCKTCGEYIYKGKKFNARKEDVEGDDYLGIRIYRFYIKCTRCLQEISFKTDPKNTDYEIEAGATRNFMALKLAEEQAQREEDEEKEEEATNPMKLLEKRTLQSKQELELLESLEELKDLNRRQQTIDYDQMLEQFDTDAARERTEKEQEEYDEEYIKTIFGKKTVVEEEIVELDEITNKEPPKKMIKRSTNENESNKLSSTKSKEKVDSFKPKDAPNIKPPETSLWSENVTPSSSKKNLLGIVKRKTNLDTKVNANSIITKPDKQETGTTETREVNASTQQNKDVTTVISESTHKSTDNNKTGLSLLGAYSGSSDNDSD
- the LOC143429848 gene encoding splicing factor YJU2 isoform X2; the protein is MSERKVLNKYYPPDFDPSKIPRMKLARNRQYTVRLMAPFNMRCKTCGEYIYKGKKFNARKEDVEGDDYLGIRIYRFYIKCTRCLQEISFKTDPKNTDYEIEAGATRNFMALKLAEEQAQREEDEEKEEEATNPMKLLEKRTLQSKQELELLESLEELKDLNRRQQTIDYDQMLEQFDTDAARERTEKEQEEYDEEYIKTIFGKKTVVEEEIVELDEITNKEPPKKMIKRSTNENESNKLSSTKSKEKRDSFKPKDAPNIKPPETSLWSENVTPSSSKKNLLGIVKRKTNLDTKVNANSIITKPDKQETGTTETREVNASTQQNKDVTTVISESTHKSTDNNKTGLSLLGAYSGSSDNDSD
- the LOC143429915 gene encoding uncharacterized protein LOC143429915 is translated as MSELTAVQQLSGSGPHGPLKKFRSASNLLIFFSLSGENDRRELSESLRVGMVENKEPISVAERRAMSSPGTRSVSATQRNRTLTSQSGRSSIHGDSISNSTENASTGGKSQTSTVQRVPRKSSVSPVPYNRPLSTLTPASRFGLKSQYTQKKKRFQALKKELTDKQKVAQDLYNEMSQLRKEVISSGAKDPGRLETIKLEVGSCKPFPATEAATTSEQADIPVEKLSIGKELLESLEERLQEIPKTSRTLCQELLDKQSVFVTFITSRLINASEDTNEADQNTNSDMTLQLANHQRDYDTLRSRLNEAKEVEEGVIAELTKNVRQLVDEYEQSRAKMRESNAMEAQRELHTQLTAAMEELRKEREKGVQSKDRLRQAETQLQKMRTRIRELEMHMANDQERIQQLQATVKNLEGQIKQKDMTMEARLKDVQKSMKSSEDLIAKVEKQRDSFEARLMELREKMSNKENDAMNTIKELSERLNNVTTEVGAEKEKRMHVEEAFAELEERYRNLEEKSNELCELAEKNKDFTITEGNNSENELRLFNELKAAREELEAQRQVMQQLQQEKEEIVAVMHQAASREEDEDSREKLAAELVFKSNELQNLMMQYSEMKKIAKNAQEKNGILERQLIEIQTRLHSQSKEGGKAGLSAHAIELQQQVSDLRNNLAEIIQQKEELETALTQKQLQLEQRDRVMREQSKYLKVRDELLEILKGKVQQENGELLSSDENNEYLEQIAAKTEAIQGLYTALENKQLQIMRLEKMVKLMEDHQDRAQAQRTRLENRIAQLELALQRNKEQRDYTPRQTSSDDDQPYICERCREETRIEKDEERWSINNDSTDNTHESFRNWLANVSSQEVTQDLTDTRDFQNDEYHRESPSIVRNRRYNSMMYDAHGESDNVDDSSRESRNIYEREHRHLYHHHHRIRLSLSNRTVALKYISL